GCTTTACCGGCCTGATCTTCACCGCCAAGATAATTGGTCAGGGTTGTCCACTCGGCGTCGGATGGTATGTGCCAGCCTTTAGGACAAGCTTTCATTGCTGCGCTCCAGGTATAAAGCCGGCCATATTTCTCAGCCATCCCGGGTTTTAAATCATAACACCAACTGCCCGGAACTTTTATGTTCAGATTTTCGGCCATCCAGATTTGTTTTCCAATCTTGATGGCTTTGAAATTTTGTGCATTAAGCATATTCATTCTCATCCCGATTGAAACGACAACCATAATAAGCAGCATCATTTTTTTAATATTCATCATAAAAAGTTTAAGTTATTTGTTGGATTTGTGATTGATTTACAATATATTATCTCAATATACATCCACCTTGATTGGGGGGTGCACCTGAAAATTCGAACCCTTTGAAAAGGATGAAATCATGTGTTGCGGAATTTCCTTAATATCCAGGATTAAAAATCCATCCAGGGAGTCATTGAATTTAGGATCAACATTAAAACAGGCAATTTTACCATTCAGCTGTAAATACTTCTTCAGTAAAACAGGAATCCCCAAATGAGTGGATTCAACATCTTTAATCACCCTGTCAATCAAGCCCAAATCATCGGAATCACCCAGCAGAATTTCGGTATCGACAATGCTGCTCATGGGCTCAAACGACTTTCGGGGACGGATGTATGGAGAAAATTCATCACTAAAATGATTTTGCCTGATATATTGCGTGATCAGGCTCTTTGAAAATGTGGAAAAGGCATTACTGATACTAACCGGGCCGATCAGGTAACGATAACCCGAATTCATCTGAAGGAAACAATAAATTCCTTTCCAAAGCAAGTATAAGGCAACAGGGTTCTTTTGATAGTCTTTTGCGATAAAAGACCTGCCCAATTCTATAGATTTTTCAAGTACAGGATAAAATTCCTTGTCAATTTTAAATAAACAATTGGTATAAAATCCT
The genomic region above belongs to Bacteroidota bacterium and contains:
- a CDS encoding FISUMP domain-containing protein, whose protein sequence is MMNIKKMMLLIMVVVSIGMRMNMLNAQNFKAIKIGKQIWMAENLNIKVPGSWCYDLKPGMAEKYGRLYTWSAAMKACPKGWHIPSDAEWTTLTNYLGGEDQAGKALKLGGKSGFNAKLGGLCDGHDFRLLGFYGTFWTSTRYNNSQAWYRYVTSQNDYVIRTFFRMDYGFCVRCIKN